From Anaerolineae bacterium:
CCTGTATGGGGTGGATGACGTGGTGCTCCTGCGCGCCGGCGGTATCGATCCGGCACTGCCGGCGGCCCTGGAGGGGGCCGGCTTCTCCCGCCAGTATGCGGGAGAGGAGCTGACCCTGTTCCATCGCGATGGCGCGCCGCGGGCCATCCGCCTGCCCCAGCAGGCACTGGGCATCGGGAGCGGCGCGCAGAACCTGTGCTACATCTTCCCGCAGATACTGCCCGGCACCAGCGATTACGTGGACGATTATTCGTTCGAGGAACTGCGCGCCTATCATACCGTGGTGCTGTCGGGCTTCCAGTGGCGGGAGCGCCGGCGCGCCGAGGAGCTTGTCGGGCGGCTGGCGGAGGCCGGCGTGCGGGTGGTGGTGGACCTGACGAACAGCCTGCCCGAATCGCTGTCGCGTGAGCCCTATTTCCTGGGGGTGTGGGGTGAGCTGATCATCCTCGACCGCCAGCCGGTGGAGGCCGCCGGCGAATGGGGTTCTTATCGCTTCCGTCCCTTCAGCGCCGCCTACTCCTTCTGGCAGGCGCAGACCCCTCAGGGGCTGGACCAGGTGACACTGGCCCATCCGTACCTGGGGGGCAGTAGCACTGTGGTGGGGTATAAGCAGATGGGAGCGGGGCGCGTCTGGTTCGTGGGGCTGAACCTGCCCTATCATGCCGTCCTGACGCGTGACCCCGCCGCCATCGAGGTGTTATCCAAGGTGTTGGAGATGCCGCCGGCGGAGCGCCAGGCCTATCAGACGGTGCCCCTGCAGGACTATCGGGCCTCCTCCGAGGGGTATGACTTCGTGTACGAATGGGACGAGGGGGGCTGGCTGTTGTTCCCGGCGGCGTTCCACGATGGCACGGAGGTGCGGGTGGACGGCCAGCCGGCGAACGTCCGCTCCTATGACCGGCTCATCGCCTTCCAGGCGCCGGCCGGCCGGCATACGGTCTCCATCCGCGTCCGTCCTACCGGTATCTATACGCTGGGAACGGCGGCCAGCATCGCCGCGCTGATGGCCCTGGGCGTGTTGGTCTGGTGGGAGCGGAGGCCGGCGCCGCCGGCGAAGGAGGATGCCCATGCGGCGTAATCGCACGGTTCGCCGGGCGCTCCTGCTGGCACTGGCGGCGTTTCTGGCGTTCCACGGGATTGCCCTGGCCATCACCCTGGACGGTAACTTCGAGGACTGGGCCGGCCAGCCCCATATCACCGACCCACGGGGAGACGGCGCGAGCAATAACTCCGATTTGCTCGCCTTTTACTGGGCCACACAGCCGGGGGTCGACATCATCTACTTCATGTTCGAACGGGACAGCGCCAACGGCCCCGTCTACTTCACCGTGCTGGTGGACACCAACAACAACGGGAGCTATCAGGATGATGTGGACCGCTGGGTGTTCGCCCACTATTCGCCGAACAACGACGATAGCGATGTCAGTGTGCAGGTGAGGATCCCGGGCGGCACAGTGGTCAACTCCTACAGCGGAGATTGGNNNNNNNNNNTTGACGTGGGGAAGACCATCAGCATGGCCGCCGGCGCCACCCAATCCGGCCATCTCTCCAACATAGACCTGGCGCCGGACAGCGGAAGCATCACCTGGTCCCCCATACCCGTGCTGGGCTGGCCACTGCTGGGTTTGCTGGTGGCGGCATTCATCGCTCTGACCTGGTACCGCCGAGGGAGGTTCATATGGGTACGGCCATCCTGATGCTCTTGGCGGCCCTGGTCTGGCTGGCGCTGGTGCTCTTTTTCTGGCGGAGCCGCATCTGGCTCCTGTACTATACCACCGGCTCGGTGGGGCTGGCGCTCCTGCTCATTTTCGCCGGCGTCCACCTTCTGCCGCTGGCCGCCGGCATGGAATATGCCACCGCCTATGCCGGCCACGCGCTGAGCAACCTGGTGGGCATCCCCACCTATCTCTTCCGCGCCGCCCCCAACAACATCTTCGTCTGGGTGGTGGAACAGACGCCCGGCTGGACGGTGGTGCGGGTGGACCTGGAATGTTCCGGCATGCTGGAGACCGCCGCCTGGATCGGGCTACTGCTGTTTTACCCGAGCTGGAGCCTGCGCAAACGGCTGGGATTGATCGTCTTGGGCGCCGTGGGCATATTCGGCGCCAACCTGGTGCGGGTGGTGGCCATCATCGCCATCCTGCACGCGTTCGGCAAGCAGTCCATTGTGATTGCCCATACGTTTATCGGGCGTCTGCTGTTCTTCGGGCTGGTGATGCTGGGCATGTACTGGTACGTGTTCAGCCGGCTGACCATCCACAGCCTGGCGGATCGGATCATGGCGAGGATGCGGGCATGAAGGAACGGGTGTTGGCCCTGGTCATTTACTGGGGTGTATGGCTCATCCTGCCGGTGCTGGTGGACGGGCTGGCCACATTGGTGCAGTTTATCCAGGTGGTCATCCAGCGCCTGCGCCGCCGGCCGGCGCCGGACCCGGAGACATGGCCCGGCATTTCGGTCATCATCCCGGTCTACAACGGCGCCCATACCCTCGGCCTGTGCCTGGAGAGCCTGCGCCGGCAGAATTATCCGCATGAACTGCTGGAAATCATCGTGGTGGACAACGGGAGCGATGACGACACCTATGCCGTGTTCCAGGAGCATGCCGGCCGGCCCTTTGCCGGCCAGATGCACTGGATGTCCATCGCCGGCCGGGGCAAGTCCTACGCGCTCAATGCCGGCATCCATGCCGCCAGCCATCCCTATATCTGCACGGTGGACGCCGACGCAGTGCTCCATCCCGATGCCCTGCGCCATATGGCGCGGCATTTCGAGGCGGACCACACGCTGGCGGCGGCCACTGGCACGGTGGAGGTGCTCACCGCCGCCGAATCGGGGCTGGCCGGCCGCATCCCCGAGCTGATCGCCGAGTGCGAATTCCACGAGTACCTGGCCGCCTTCTGGCTGGGCCGGCAGGGCCAGGCCCTCAGCCAAAGCCTGTACACCCTGGCCGGGGTCTTCTCCTTCTTTCGCCGGCGCGCGCTCCTGGAAACCCCGCTCTACGACAAGCAGACCGTCTCGGAGGATACCAAGATCACCTTCGACATACGCCAGCGCTTCGGCGGAGGCCGGC
This genomic window contains:
- a CDS encoding archaeosortase/exosortase family protein encodes the protein MGTAILMLLAALVWLALVLFFWRSRIWLLYYTTGSVGLALLLIFAGVHLLPLAAGMEYATAYAGHALSNLVGIPTYLFRAAPNNIFVWVVEQTPGWTVVRVDLECSGMLETAAWIGLLLFYPSWSLRKRLGLIVLGAVGIFGANLVRVVAIIAILHAFGKQSIVIAHTFIGRLLFFGLVMLGMYWYVFSRLTIHSLADRIMARMRA
- a CDS encoding glycosyltransferase; translated protein: MKERVLALVIYWGVWLILPVLVDGLATLVQFIQVVIQRLRRRPAPDPETWPGISVIIPVYNGAHTLGLCLESLRRQNYPHELLEIIVVDNGSDDDTYAVFQEHAGRPFAGQMHWMSIAGRGKSYALNAGIHAASHPYICTVDADAVLHPDALRHMARHFEADHTLAAATGTVEVLTAAESGLAGRIPELIAECEFHEYLAAFWLGRQGQALSQSLYTLAGVFSFFRRRALLETPLYDKQTVSEDTKITFDIRQRFGGGRLTCIPEAVVFVTSTPSLSALYAQRVRWQRGELEVAAVYQHLIDINVLRLRDLALGRILLIDHTFLFPRLVWSFIFPALCFFGYPLSLVVSALGLIYLFYVGMALLTDLSVYLMAPARVRERLRRDWWIVGLIPAYRFLIYIFRLAGSIIALTESPAWRVQNPLEETARAWRAMLTALRRRAVRQEVSDGV